In Nonomuraea sp. NBC_00507, the following are encoded in one genomic region:
- the thrB gene encoding homoserine kinase: MRTVDIRVPATSANLGPGFDALGLALSLYDEVEAALTDEPGVHVAVEGEGAGDVDLGEGHLIVKTMRETFARMGVAQPEGIRLRCRNSIPHARGLGSSSAAVCAGILAARALSGAEFPDDEVFALATEIEGHPDNVAPCLAGGLTVAWFDHTGSPRMVKLTPDELIRPVALIPSARLATETARGLLPKDVPHKDASFNAGRAALLIAALTQRPERRLLLAATEDRLHQHYRAPAMQASADLIERLRAVGVPAVVSGAGPTVLAFSTSDTQDLIAPEVGNDWHIQLMDVDPVGANVQFPETR; this comes from the coding sequence ATGAGGACCGTTGACATCCGCGTGCCCGCGACCTCGGCGAACCTGGGCCCGGGATTCGACGCGCTCGGCCTGGCACTGAGCCTGTACGACGAGGTCGAGGCGGCACTCACCGACGAGCCTGGCGTGCACGTCGCCGTGGAGGGTGAGGGCGCGGGGGACGTCGATCTCGGCGAGGGGCACTTGATCGTCAAGACGATGCGCGAGACGTTCGCCCGCATGGGGGTCGCGCAGCCGGAAGGCATCCGCCTGCGCTGCCGCAACAGCATCCCGCACGCCCGGGGACTGGGCTCGTCCTCCGCGGCCGTCTGCGCCGGGATCCTGGCCGCCCGCGCGCTGTCGGGGGCCGAATTCCCCGACGACGAGGTGTTCGCGCTGGCCACCGAGATCGAGGGGCACCCGGACAACGTGGCGCCGTGCCTGGCCGGCGGATTGACCGTGGCATGGTTTGACCACACCGGGTCACCACGTATGGTGAAACTAACTCCCGATGAGCTGATCCGCCCTGTCGCCCTGATTCCGTCGGCGCGACTGGCCACGGAGACCGCGCGGGGGTTGCTGCCGAAGGACGTGCCCCACAAGGACGCCTCCTTCAACGCCGGCAGGGCCGCGTTGCTGATAGCCGCGTTGACCCAGCGTCCGGAGCGACGGCTCTTGCTCGCCGCCACGGAAGATCGACTCCATCAGCATTACCGCGCGCCTGCGATGCAGGCGAGCGCCGATCTGATAGAACGTCTCCGTGCAGTGGGCGTGCCCGCGGTCGTTTCGGGAGCGGGTCCCACGGTTCTTGCGTTTTCGACATCGGATACGCAGGATTTGATCGCGCCAGAAGTGGGTAATGACTGGCACATCCAGCTAATGGACGTCGACCCGGTTGGTGCGAACGTTCAGTTCCCCGAGACACGCTGA
- a CDS encoding glycosyltransferase family 2 protein has product MSVTPCGFARTPEKGLARLHWSDDGWAVDGTPPDVPALRALRGLEIEWPEAEVPELALDGLLRLAAAGIPLTADRAVSWVPDDLADLLTDRAWLDHAPDGSMRCLADLRREEHSVLLRRLAHPTPAPEISIVMSTKRPGLVGTALAQMERQHGVTAEVLLGLHGVAFEQVRAAVERCALPVKWVEAEASVPFGEVLNRAAALASGDYLVKWDDDDWYGPRHLADLFMALTYAGADVVGTTAEFFYLEPLRTTIRRTTFASGASYPSEVWSDHVAGGTIMVPLAKFREIGGFPGISRAVDLEFLKAAQRVGTRIYRTHGLGYVLRRGLSDEHTWRLPLAHFLKVAANQWRGFRPSLLMEAA; this is encoded by the coding sequence ATGTCCGTCACCCCTTGCGGGTTCGCGCGTACGCCGGAGAAGGGGCTGGCCCGCCTGCACTGGTCGGACGACGGCTGGGCGGTCGACGGCACGCCGCCCGACGTGCCCGCCCTGCGTGCGCTGCGCGGACTGGAGATCGAGTGGCCTGAGGCCGAGGTGCCGGAGCTCGCGCTGGACGGCCTGCTGCGCCTGGCCGCCGCGGGCATCCCGCTGACGGCCGACCGTGCCGTCTCCTGGGTGCCCGATGATCTCGCCGACCTCCTCACCGACCGGGCCTGGCTCGACCACGCCCCCGACGGCTCCATGCGGTGCCTGGCCGACCTGCGGCGCGAGGAGCACAGCGTCCTCCTGCGCCGCTTAGCCCACCCGACCCCGGCGCCCGAGATCAGCATCGTCATGTCGACCAAACGACCTGGCCTGGTCGGCACGGCACTGGCGCAGATGGAGCGTCAGCACGGCGTCACAGCCGAGGTGCTGCTGGGGCTGCATGGGGTGGCATTCGAGCAGGTGCGGGCGGCGGTCGAGAGGTGCGCGCTGCCGGTGAAATGGGTGGAGGCGGAGGCCTCCGTGCCGTTCGGGGAGGTGCTCAACCGGGCGGCGGCCCTGGCGAGCGGCGACTACCTGGTCAAGTGGGACGACGACGACTGGTACGGCCCCCGGCACCTCGCCGATCTCTTCATGGCCCTGACCTACGCTGGGGCCGACGTGGTGGGCACGACGGCCGAGTTCTTCTACCTCGAGCCGCTGCGGACCACGATCAGGCGGACGACGTTCGCCAGCGGAGCGAGCTATCCGAGCGAGGTATGGTCCGATCACGTGGCCGGAGGCACGATCATGGTGCCTTTGGCAAAATTTCGGGAAATTGGCGGATTTCCGGGGATTTCTCGGGCTGTCGATCTCGAGTTCCTGAAGGCGGCTCAACGGGTGGGAACGCGTATTTACCGCACCCACGGACTGGGTTATGTCCTGCGAAGAGGGCTCAGCGACGAGCACACGTGGCGGTTACCGCTGGCCCACTTCCTCAAGGTGGCCGCCAACCAGTGGCGCGGCTTCCGCCCGAGCCTGCTGATGGAAGCCGCGTGA
- the thrC gene encoding threonine synthase, with translation MSRSWRGLIEEYRERLPVTPKTPVITLLEGGTPLVPAHRVSALTGCDVYLKVEGANPTGSFKDRGMTMAISKAVEEGAKAVICASTGNTSASAAAYAVRAGLTCAVLVPRGKIAMGKLAQALVHGATLLQVEGSFDDCLEMTRKLSSSYPIALVNSVNPFRLQGQKTAAFEIVDTLGDAPDIHCIPVGNAGNISAYWMGYQEYFADGVATKRPRMFGFQASGAAPIVEGAPVSHPHTIATAIRIGNPASWGLATAARDESGGAIQSVTDRQIAAAYKLLAQEEGVFVELASAASVAGLLQAHAQGLVEPGQRIVCTVTGNGLKDPDWAISGAPAPVVIPIDVHAAAAALNLA, from the coding sequence ATGAGCAGGTCGTGGCGTGGCCTCATCGAGGAATACCGCGAACGTCTTCCCGTCACGCCGAAGACGCCTGTCATCACGCTGCTTGAGGGCGGCACGCCGCTGGTACCCGCGCACCGCGTGTCGGCGCTGACGGGGTGCGACGTCTACCTGAAGGTCGAGGGGGCCAACCCGACCGGCAGCTTCAAGGACCGTGGCATGACCATGGCCATCAGCAAAGCGGTCGAAGAGGGGGCCAAGGCGGTCATCTGCGCCTCGACCGGCAACACGTCGGCCTCGGCCGCGGCCTATGCCGTTCGCGCAGGGCTGACGTGCGCCGTTCTGGTGCCCCGGGGGAAGATCGCCATGGGCAAGCTGGCCCAGGCGCTCGTGCACGGCGCCACGCTGCTGCAGGTCGAGGGGTCGTTCGACGACTGCCTGGAGATGACCCGCAAGTTGTCCTCCAGCTATCCGATCGCGCTGGTCAACTCGGTCAACCCGTTCCGGCTGCAGGGACAGAAGACGGCCGCGTTCGAGATCGTGGACACCCTGGGCGACGCCCCTGACATTCACTGCATCCCCGTGGGCAACGCGGGCAACATCTCCGCCTACTGGATGGGCTACCAGGAATATTTCGCCGACGGCGTGGCGACCAAGCGGCCTCGCATGTTCGGGTTCCAGGCCAGCGGTGCGGCGCCGATCGTCGAGGGCGCGCCGGTGTCGCACCCGCACACGATCGCCACCGCGATCCGCATCGGCAACCCGGCGTCCTGGGGGCTGGCCACGGCGGCCCGGGACGAGTCCGGCGGGGCGATCCAGTCGGTGACCGACCGGCAGATCGCGGCCGCGTACAAGCTGCTCGCGCAGGAGGAGGGCGTGTTCGTGGAGCTGGCCTCGGCGGCCAGCGTCGCGGGTCTCCTGCAGGCGCACGCGCAGGGGCTGGTCGAGCCGGGGCAGCGCATCGTCTGCACGGTCACCGGCAACGGGCTCAAGGACCCGGACTGGGCGATCTCGGGGGCACCGGCGCCGGTGGTAATCCCCATCGACGTCCACGCCGCCGCGGCGGCGCTCAACCTCGCCTGA
- the rho gene encoding transcription termination factor Rho: MSDTTELLSDASGAEPASGDTPTRAPAKPRARRSGTGLSAKVLPELQKIAAELGISGTGRMRKSQLIAAIQEKQGGGAGEGTPAPAAAAEAPAATPEAAPAAERPTRARRERSRAKTAEEPAPQPVVAAPEPVAAAPEPVVAPAEPVVEQQPQAVEAAQGEGRGERGESRRERRTRGERRERGERSGSDRGEGGRAESISRGDQRVADAGGRGDQRGDQRGDLRGDLRGDQRGDQRGDQRGDQRGDQRGDQRGDLRSDQRGDQRGDQRGDQRGDQRGDQRGGGDEDERGGRGRRGRFRERNRGRGRDRFESGEPVVSDDDVLIPIAGILDILDNYAFVRTSGYLPGSNDVYVSLAQIRRNGLRKGDVITGAVRQPRDGERREKFNALVRLDTVNGMDPEQARNRPDFNKLTPLYPQERLRLETEHNILTTRIIDLVSPIGKGQRGLIVSPPKAGKTMVLQAIANAITRNNPECHLMVVLVDERPEEVTDMQRSVKGEVIHSTFDRPAEDHTTVAELAIERAKRLVELGHDVVVLLDSITRLGRAYNLAAPASGRILSGGVDSTALYPPKRFFGAARNIENGGSLTILATALVETGSKMDEVIFEEFKGTGNMELKLNRSLADKRIFPAVDVDASGTRKEEILMVREELQVVWKLRRVLHALDMQQALELLLERMKDTKSNAEFLLQVQKTTVGNDRD; this comes from the coding sequence TTGAGCGACACCACCGAACTCCTCTCCGACGCATCAGGCGCAGAGCCGGCGTCCGGCGACACCCCCACTCGCGCTCCGGCCAAGCCGCGTGCGCGTCGCTCCGGCACCGGCCTGTCCGCCAAGGTGCTGCCCGAGCTGCAGAAAATAGCGGCGGAGCTGGGCATCAGCGGGACCGGGCGCATGCGGAAGAGCCAGCTCATCGCGGCCATCCAGGAGAAGCAGGGTGGCGGCGCAGGAGAAGGCACGCCGGCTCCCGCGGCCGCCGCCGAGGCGCCTGCGGCCACGCCGGAGGCGGCCCCGGCCGCCGAGCGCCCCACCCGTGCGCGCAGGGAACGTTCCCGCGCCAAGACCGCCGAAGAGCCCGCCCCGCAGCCCGTTGTGGCCGCGCCGGAGCCCGTGGCCGCGGCGCCCGAACCTGTCGTCGCACCGGCCGAGCCGGTCGTGGAGCAGCAGCCCCAGGCCGTTGAGGCCGCGCAGGGCGAAGGTCGCGGCGAGCGTGGCGAGAGCCGCAGGGAGCGCCGCACCCGCGGCGAGCGTCGTGAGCGCGGCGAGCGCTCCGGCAGCGACCGCGGTGAAGGCGGTCGTGCGGAGAGCATCAGCCGCGGCGACCAGCGCGTCGCCGACGCGGGTGGCCGCGGCGACCAGCGTGGCGACCAGCGTGGCGACCTGCGCGGTGACCTGCGCGGTGACCAGCGCGGTGACCAGCGCGGTGACCAGCGCGGTGACCAGCGTGGCGACCAGCGTGGCGACCAGCGTGGCGACCTGCGCAGTGACCAGCGTGGCGACCAGCGTGGCGATCAGCGTGGCGATCAGCGTGGCGATCAGCGTGGCGACCAGCGCGGTGGCGGCGACGAGGACGAGCGCGGCGGGCGCGGTCGCAGAGGCCGCTTCAGGGAGCGCAACCGCGGCCGAGGCCGTGACCGCTTCGAGAGCGGCGAGCCCGTCGTCAGCGACGACGACGTGCTCATCCCGATCGCCGGCATACTGGACATCCTCGACAACTACGCGTTCGTCAGGACCAGCGGCTACCTGCCGGGCAGCAACGACGTTTACGTCTCGCTCGCCCAGATCCGCCGCAACGGCCTGCGCAAGGGCGACGTCATCACCGGCGCCGTCCGGCAGCCCCGCGACGGCGAGCGGCGCGAGAAGTTCAACGCCCTGGTCCGCCTCGACACCGTCAACGGCATGGACCCGGAGCAGGCCCGCAACCGGCCGGACTTCAACAAGCTGACGCCGCTCTATCCGCAGGAGCGCCTGCGCCTGGAGACCGAGCACAACATCCTGACCACGCGGATCATCGACCTCGTGTCGCCGATCGGCAAGGGCCAGCGTGGCCTCATCGTCTCGCCGCCCAAGGCCGGTAAGACGATGGTGCTGCAGGCCATCGCCAACGCGATCACCCGCAACAACCCCGAGTGCCACCTGATGGTCGTGCTCGTGGACGAGCGGCCTGAAGAGGTCACCGACATGCAGCGGTCGGTCAAGGGCGAGGTCATCCACTCGACCTTCGACCGTCCCGCCGAAGACCACACCACGGTCGCCGAGCTCGCCATCGAGCGGGCCAAGCGCCTGGTGGAGCTGGGTCACGACGTGGTCGTCCTGCTCGACTCGATCACCCGCCTCGGCCGCGCCTACAACCTGGCGGCCCCGGCGTCCGGTCGCATCCTGTCGGGTGGTGTCGACTCCACGGCGCTCTACCCGCCCAAGCGCTTCTTCGGCGCCGCCCGCAACATCGAAAACGGCGGCTCGCTGACGATCCTCGCCACGGCCCTGGTCGAGACCGGGTCCAAGATGGACGAGGTCATCTTCGAGGAGTTCAAGGGCACCGGCAACATGGAGCTCAAGCTCAACCGGTCCCTGGCTGACAAGCGAATCTTCCCCGCGGTGGACGTGGACGCGTCCGGCACCCGTAAGGAAGAGATCCTCATGGTCAGGGAAGAGCTCCAGGTCGTCTGGAAGCTGCGGCGCGTGCTGCACGCGCTGGACATGCAGCAGGCTCTTGAGCTGCTCCTGGAGCGGATGAAGGACACCAAGTCCAACGCGGAGTTCCTCCTCCAGGTCCAGAAGACCACGGTGGGCAACGACCGCGACTAG
- a CDS encoding glycosyltransferase has protein sequence MNARPALRQNDYSPLATPPLGAWSPALSVSVVVPAHGGQDKLDLVLAALAAQTYPDHLMEVLVVDDGSRPPIRLPEIRPVNTRIVPVRDGWGISSAVNTGANAADGEIIQRLDSDMVACREHIEALARWHHVTDYLVSIGMKRFVEMPPVTPEEVFQAGHLGELFDLDGAAPSSTEATIAKTDGLRKSRNPYHVCTGPTLALPREVFHAVGGLDPTVLRGGDTEFAYRLAMHGVVFVPDLDAQAVHLGLPAQHRDRERAVRAVEPYLAHRIPLRRDLRKDRGRRWLVPYVEIVLDVTDTSESVVRQAVAAALDGKLQDVVVTLVGPWSRLESGRRSVLSDPCFELRLMRDLFAHDERIRLIDEAAPTPAPTPFRYRGPVEVPLHKVTLERMIESVQKDLAGVLIVDLPEGRTARLERTSALGRALLLAGPGADLDAVIDTTHGVRHEPPDRYWPAPKQPDPVTIPAPMAVSAEPAEKTLLRRLKSALRPN, from the coding sequence ATGAACGCGCGTCCTGCTCTGAGGCAGAACGACTATTCACCGCTGGCAACGCCGCCGCTCGGCGCCTGGTCGCCCGCCCTTTCCGTGAGCGTCGTTGTACCCGCGCACGGCGGGCAGGACAAGCTCGACCTGGTGCTGGCCGCGCTGGCGGCGCAGACGTACCCGGACCACCTGATGGAGGTCCTCGTCGTCGACGACGGCAGCCGGCCACCTATTCGGCTGCCCGAAATCCGGCCGGTCAACACCCGCATCGTTCCCGTGCGGGACGGCTGGGGCATCTCCAGCGCCGTCAACACCGGCGCCAACGCCGCCGACGGCGAGATCATCCAGCGGCTCGACTCCGACATGGTGGCCTGCCGCGAGCACATCGAGGCCCTGGCCCGCTGGCACCACGTGACGGACTATCTGGTCTCGATCGGCATGAAGAGGTTCGTGGAGATGCCGCCGGTCACGCCGGAGGAGGTCTTCCAGGCGGGACACCTGGGAGAGCTGTTCGACCTGGACGGGGCCGCGCCCAGTTCCACCGAGGCGACGATCGCCAAGACCGACGGGCTGCGCAAGAGCCGCAATCCGTACCACGTGTGCACGGGGCCCACCCTCGCGCTTCCCCGGGAGGTCTTCCACGCCGTGGGCGGGCTCGACCCGACCGTGCTGCGGGGCGGGGACACCGAGTTCGCCTACCGGCTGGCCATGCACGGCGTCGTGTTCGTACCCGACCTGGACGCGCAGGCCGTGCACCTGGGGCTGCCCGCGCAGCACCGTGACCGGGAGCGGGCCGTGCGGGCCGTGGAGCCGTATCTGGCGCACCGGATCCCGCTGCGCAGGGACCTGCGCAAGGATCGGGGGCGGCGGTGGCTGGTGCCGTACGTAGAGATCGTGCTCGACGTCACCGACACCTCCGAGTCCGTGGTGCGGCAGGCGGTGGCGGCGGCGCTGGACGGCAAGCTCCAGGACGTCGTGGTGACGCTGGTGGGACCCTGGTCGCGGCTGGAGTCCGGGCGGCGGTCGGTGTTGTCGGATCCGTGCTTCGAGCTGCGGCTGATGCGTGACCTGTTCGCGCACGACGAACGCATCCGCCTGATCGACGAGGCCGCCCCCACGCCTGCGCCGACGCCGTTCCGCTATCGCGGGCCGGTGGAGGTGCCGCTGCACAAGGTGACGCTGGAGCGCATGATCGAGTCGGTCCAGAAGGATCTCGCGGGCGTCCTGATCGTGGATCTCCCCGAGGGGCGGACCGCGCGTCTGGAGCGTACGTCGGCGTTGGGCCGCGCCCTGTTGCTCGCCGGCCCTGGCGCCGATCTGGACGCCGTCATCGACACCACCCACGGGGTGCGCCATGAGCCCCCGGACCGCTACTGGCCCGCGCCCAAGCAGCCGGACCCGGTCACCATCCCGGCCCCGATGGCGGTGTCCGCGGAACCGGCGGAAAAGACCCTCCTGCGCCGCCTGAAGTCAGCCCTCCGCCCCAACTGA
- a CDS encoding response regulator transcription factor, translated as MRVVIAEDSVLLREGLARLLADGGIETVASVSDGLALEAAVLEHDPDLAIVDVRMPPTHTDEGLRAALRVRQARPDFPILVLSQYVEERYAGDLIGRAVGYLLKERVADVAEFLEAVRQVAAGGTVIDPEVVVQLLSRQRRGAPLDTLSPREREVLALMAEGRSNTAIAARLVVTEGAVEKHISGIFAKLALGPAPEDHRRVLAVLTYLGR; from the coding sequence ATGCGCGTGGTCATCGCCGAGGATTCCGTACTCCTGAGGGAAGGGCTGGCCCGGTTGCTCGCCGACGGCGGCATCGAGACCGTGGCGAGCGTCTCCGACGGGCTCGCGCTGGAGGCGGCGGTGCTGGAGCACGACCCCGACCTGGCGATCGTCGACGTGCGCATGCCGCCCACGCACACCGACGAGGGCCTGCGGGCGGCGCTGCGGGTCCGCCAGGCCCGCCCGGACTTCCCCATCCTGGTCCTGTCGCAGTATGTCGAGGAGCGCTACGCGGGCGACCTCATCGGCAGGGCCGTCGGCTACCTGCTGAAGGAGCGGGTGGCCGACGTGGCCGAGTTCCTGGAGGCGGTGCGGCAGGTGGCGGCGGGCGGCACGGTCATCGACCCCGAGGTGGTCGTGCAGCTGCTCAGCCGCCAGCGGCGCGGCGCCCCGCTCGACACGCTCTCCCCTCGCGAGCGCGAGGTCCTCGCCCTGATGGCCGAGGGCCGCTCCAACACCGCCATCGCCGCCCGCCTCGTCGTCACCGAAGGCGCGGTCGAGAAGCATATTTCCGGCATCTTCGCCAAGCTGGCCCTCGGGCCGGCGCCCGAGGACCATCGGCGTGTGCTGGCCGTGCTGACCTATCTCGGCCGCTAG
- a CDS encoding sensor histidine kinase, translating to MRSLALKDRVPFGPKGPLGVLVDPMTWRAAPYLLVSVAFGLGWFIVLSLAVPTSLSLTVLWVGVPLAMATMLMWRGGAMLERRILGAALGVRIPDPYRSRPERGLGAHIHWLVTDPATWKDLGYLLMLLPLGLVEAVASAALWIATGGLLLAPFILAVDEAMGAGDYFIEEWTAAWVATFFGVVLLVLTAYLVRGMAWLHGTLAVVLLGGSEEERLRASRARGIDAAETERRRIERDLHDGAQQRLLSVAVDLGRAQAKFDAEPEEARMLIAQAHAGTKAAIAELRNLARGIHPAILSDRGLDAALSGLAARAPIRVDVSVELEERPPAAVESIAYFIVAEALANMAKHAAATEASVSVFRDRRGVIVDVWDNGVGGAVVTPGGGLSGLADRAATIDGVLVVHSPIGGPTIVRAELPCEW from the coding sequence ATGCGATCGCTGGCGTTGAAAGACCGCGTGCCGTTCGGGCCGAAGGGCCCGCTGGGGGTCCTGGTCGATCCGATGACGTGGCGTGCGGCACCGTACTTGCTGGTCAGCGTGGCGTTCGGGCTCGGCTGGTTCATCGTGTTATCGCTGGCGGTGCCGACCTCGCTCTCGCTCACGGTCCTCTGGGTCGGCGTGCCCCTCGCGATGGCGACCATGCTGATGTGGCGCGGCGGGGCGATGCTGGAGCGCAGGATACTGGGGGCGGCGCTGGGGGTCAGGATTCCCGACCCGTACCGGAGCCGTCCCGAGCGCGGGCTGGGCGCGCACATCCACTGGCTGGTGACGGATCCGGCGACCTGGAAGGACCTGGGCTACCTGCTGATGCTGCTGCCGCTCGGGCTGGTGGAGGCGGTGGCGTCGGCCGCGTTGTGGATCGCCACGGGCGGTTTGCTGCTCGCGCCCTTCATCCTGGCGGTGGATGAGGCGATGGGGGCAGGCGATTACTTCATCGAGGAATGGACGGCCGCCTGGGTGGCCACGTTCTTCGGCGTCGTGCTGCTCGTGCTGACCGCGTACCTCGTTCGGGGGATGGCCTGGCTGCACGGGACCCTTGCCGTGGTGCTGCTCGGCGGCAGCGAGGAGGAGCGGCTGCGGGCCAGCCGCGCCCGGGGCATCGACGCGGCGGAGACGGAGCGGCGCAGGATCGAGCGCGATCTGCACGACGGCGCGCAGCAGCGGCTGCTGTCCGTCGCGGTGGACCTGGGACGGGCGCAGGCCAAGTTCGACGCCGAGCCCGAGGAGGCCAGGATGCTCATCGCGCAGGCGCACGCGGGCACCAAGGCCGCCATCGCCGAGCTGCGCAACCTGGCCAGGGGCATCCATCCGGCCATCCTGAGCGATCGCGGGCTGGACGCGGCCCTGTCCGGGCTGGCCGCGCGAGCGCCCATCCGCGTGGACGTGTCGGTCGAGCTGGAGGAGCGGCCGCCGGCCGCGGTGGAGAGCATCGCGTACTTCATCGTCGCGGAGGCGCTGGCCAACATGGCCAAGCACGCGGCCGCGACGGAGGCGTCGGTGTCGGTGTTCAGGGACCGTCGCGGAGTGATCGTCGACGTGTGGGACAACGGGGTCGGCGGCGCCGTCGTCACCCCCGGCGGCGGGCTGTCGGGACTGGCCGACCGGGCGGCCACCATCGACGGCGTGCTCGTGGTGCACAGCCCCATCGGCGGGCCCACGATCGTGCGTGCGGAGCTGCCCTGCGAGTGGTAG
- a CDS encoding glycosyltransferase family 2 protein has product MSTPGELEAQAAGSRPGRGRLARVRGNDYRVLQPPDGFIPELTVSVIIPAYGGQDKLDLVLAGLARQTYPAELTQVIVVDNGSTPPLRLAEARPARTRLIVCAEPGRAAARNAGLAEATGDVIHWLDSDVVLTPGAIEAHMRWHHAAPYMVVTGYIRFTSAEVPARLPDDLDKHFEPAEPHAWIVDLVERTNGLTDNPQRPFSLHVGGATSVNARLVAAAGPMDEELILGQDTEMGYRLSQAGAVFVPEPAARAYHLGPTMRMRDKQPIDRVSHALVADRIPAYRWLRGHPGRQWKVPYVTVVVDGTAGYDSVRATVDALLAGTTPDISVLLLGPWDDLQHERRAPLRDPDLDLVLVRGHYRHEGRVRLSAAEDVDPAVPFVLRLPVGWIPGEDSLARLLDLARDEGLGLVNVLLDESSQGVVAGRLERLSAFARARIVAEPGEDLDDVVDAVSGVAWVEAETYGFTTEAASPLGRRSAYRARVEAQADAARLAAEAARLAKEAERLREQVAKWREEAGRWRKTAVELRREVGALRRQLSAATRTQKSLRGLVSTMKRTLGRRLRT; this is encoded by the coding sequence ATGAGCACGCCCGGCGAGCTCGAGGCCCAGGCCGCCGGGAGCCGCCCGGGGCGCGGACGCCTTGCCCGGGTGCGCGGCAATGACTACCGCGTGCTCCAGCCCCCGGACGGCTTCATCCCGGAGCTCACGGTCAGCGTGATCATTCCGGCCTACGGCGGGCAGGACAAGCTCGACCTGGTGCTGGCCGGGCTGGCCAGGCAGACCTACCCGGCCGAGCTCACCCAGGTCATCGTCGTCGACAACGGCAGCACGCCGCCGCTGCGCCTGGCGGAGGCCCGTCCCGCCCGCACCCGGTTGATCGTCTGCGCGGAGCCGGGCAGGGCCGCCGCCCGCAACGCCGGCCTGGCGGAGGCGACGGGGGATGTGATCCACTGGCTCGACTCCGACGTGGTGCTCACGCCCGGCGCGATCGAGGCGCACATGCGCTGGCACCACGCGGCACCGTACATGGTCGTCACCGGCTACATCAGGTTCACCTCCGCCGAGGTGCCCGCCCGGCTGCCCGACGATCTGGACAAGCACTTCGAGCCCGCCGAGCCGCACGCCTGGATCGTCGACCTCGTCGAGCGCACGAACGGGCTCACCGACAACCCGCAGCGCCCGTTCAGCCTGCATGTGGGCGGGGCGACCTCGGTCAACGCCCGGCTGGTCGCGGCGGCGGGGCCGATGGACGAAGAGCTGATCCTCGGCCAGGACACCGAGATGGGCTACCGGCTGAGTCAGGCGGGCGCGGTCTTCGTGCCGGAGCCGGCGGCCCGCGCCTACCACCTCGGACCGACGATGCGGATGCGCGACAAGCAGCCGATCGACCGGGTGAGCCACGCGTTGGTGGCCGACCGCATCCCGGCCTACCGCTGGCTGCGGGGGCATCCCGGCCGGCAGTGGAAGGTCCCGTACGTCACGGTCGTGGTGGACGGCACGGCAGGCTACGACTCGGTACGGGCGACGGTTGACGCCCTGCTCGCCGGCACCACGCCTGACATTTCCGTACTCCTCCTCGGCCCTTGGGACGATCTCCAACACGAGCGCCGCGCCCCGCTCCGCGATCCGGACCTCGACCTGGTGCTGGTCCGCGGTCACTACCGGCACGAGGGCCGGGTACGCCTGTCCGCCGCGGAGGACGTCGACCCGGCTGTGCCGTTCGTGCTGCGGCTGCCGGTCGGCTGGATCCCCGGCGAGGACAGTCTGGCGCGCCTGCTCGACCTCGCCCGCGACGAAGGCCTCGGCCTGGTGAACGTGCTGCTCGACGAGTCGTCGCAAGGCGTCGTCGCGGGCCGCCTGGAACGTCTGTCCGCCTTCGCCAGGGCCCGCATCGTGGCCGAGCCGGGGGAGGACCTGGACGACGTGGTGGACGCGGTGTCCGGCGTGGCCTGGGTCGAGGCCGAGACGTACGGGTTCACCACCGAGGCGGCCTCGCCGCTCGGGCGGCGGAGCGCGTACCGGGCCCGGGTGGAGGCCCAGGCCGACGCCGCCCGGCTGGCCGCGGAGGCCGCCCGGCTGGCCAAAGAGGCCGAGCGGCTGCGCGAGCAGGTGGCCAAGTGGAGAGAGGAGGCCGGGCGCTGGCGCAAGACGGCCGTGGAGCTTCGCCGCGAGGTCGGCGCACTGCGCCGCCAGCTCTCCGCCGCCACCCGCACTCAGAAAAGCCTGCGCGGCCTGGTCTCCACGATGAAACGCACCTTGGGCAGACGCCTTCGCACCTGA